Genomic DNA from Danio rerio strain Tuebingen ecotype United States chromosome 22, GRCz12tu, whole genome shotgun sequence:
AGGATAACAACACCTACAGCTGTGTGATCAACAACACCATCAGCAACCAGACCACATATCTGGACATCAACACACTGTGCCAGCCGTGCGAAGGTACAATATGCAGTTAATTTACTGACCTGTCCTGTGATATAGATCCGACCAACACATTCACTTCTATTTCTTCTGGTCCTCCGGTGTCAGGTTCTCAGATAGTTTTGATATCTGCTGCTGCTGGATCTCTGATGACTTTTGTTGGAGTCGGGATCTTCTGGATCTGCTGGAAATGTGGAAACTCTGATCAAAAAGGCAAGTGTTACATCAGTGTTACATACATGATTCTTAAACCAGTGATAAACCCACACGGAAAGAAAATATATGGCCTGTATATGCACCTCAATTTTGCCTATATGTGGCACATTTACACATGTGCATAAAGGttcatatatatgcatatatcctCATTTAGGACCTTTCCATGTGGAaatattttaatcaattgatAGACAAAACTATTATTTAGCCCCTTATCGGTCAGCCCTCTTTTTGAATTCAGACTTGATCTATGCATATGATATATAGTTAATTAAAATATGTACAGGAACACATCCCAGTAAAGGGGTTAGTATGTTTTCATAGGTAAAGTACCTAAATATGTTAATAATGGAGATGACAAAtgaaaaattttatttatgatgCGCTTTTCTTAACCTCAAAGCTCTACAAAACATACAATAACTGTGACGAGCCAGCGGCTCAAACCCATGTTTCTGGTATGGTAGACCTACGTGCTACCGTTTAACAACAGGAAGAGGTGATGAACCAAGTTGCTAAGGTACAAGGTCTAGTTCAACAAAAGGTATTTATTTAGGAAATCCAAAATCATCAAAATAGCAGCCAGCCAAAAACACAGGAAGTCTACAAGACTGACTACAGCCAAGCAGGTAACAAACAAAGTTCTCCATAGAGCACAGAGACAAGAGCACATCAAACCCAAAAACCAAGTGACAAGTGAAGAAAAGAGGGTAAAATAAATAGGCTAGTCTACGACACAGCTGAACAAGATTAACACAAATGAACCCAAACAGAAAACACTGGGAAAAATAGCGACATCATGTGGAGATGAAAAACACCAATAGTTCAGAAGATGtcaataacaaaaaagaaaaaaaaatgcagagaaTGACAAGCTTGCATAAAATCCCAGTAAGAAGCCAGAGTCATATCGCAATAATGAAACGATAAATTAGCAAAATGTTAGAAATTTTATAAAAGGGACTGAGCTAAATGCTTTGCTAAAAAGATGCGTCTTAAGAAGCTTGTCAAAACAGTCCAAAGAAACAGCTTCCTGATAGTTGTAGATAATGCATTCAATAATATTGTCGCACAATAAGAAAAAGCCCTACCTTCTATGGTTTTTAAGTCTACAGCATGGCTGATACAAAGCGAATCCACATGCAGAACGAAAACAGATATGCACAAATGTaatcagggcccggtttttcaaaagtaatccactaggattttggataagggattggatcaaatcttgaaaatgggtttttcaaaagaaaaaacggattacctaatcggattagatcacgtaatctaatcttggttttgatacggatcaaacctttactttgggtttttcagacattttttgtaggatttggatcactttgatccaaaaaacctggattaaactgatcccatcagaagggtggatttagtgtggattttatgcccaaaatgtaatgaaaacttaaaaaatgtattaaataatactatttttggatcatgcagaatcttacgagatatactatttattaataaggttttaattttatttgttcatctgtcaggctatagtgattattggcttcAACATATTTaggctttcagtataggcctacggcaaacagctgtcaaaattgaccagaaacaatacattttattctgtcactaatttatatatatattcatcacaataaaaaatatatttgtttttagaatatttattaatgatgcatgcaatgattacaaaATAACCAAGAAAATGCAAAGAACggcaatcactgatttttgaaatcaccttcaacaactgcaaaaagagactgaaagggcagaagcacagcttcatctggccgAGGAACAACttactctgaccaaactgcagcaaaccaagaccaCATTTGAGATTCACCTCCTAAAGGCTGCGCTCAGACAAGCtactctctccacatcagatgaggaagtctgagtttttgacattgacattttttttttatttacatctatatttgtaacttattaaaaatacctcaatgtacagtgtttgtgttgtaggtctcagataaACGGACTGCTGGAACAGGATGGGGTgggctttttattgtttttttttttttaaatgtgtgttttcatttctaataaaaattaagttatatttaccccacactggctattctacttgttgctcttttcataggcctgtctatccatctacattgtgtttgagcactggtaatccagatttagtgatcctgaaaagttcctatcctgatcagattgatccaatccaatgttgctttgaaaaactggctcaaaaagtaagctggattacgtgatcacgaatcgcaaaaacaggattactaaatccggatcagttttatccagattaaaccttttgaaaaaccgggccctggagcTTACCTATttactgatcacacacacaaaatactgaTTATGTGTTAAACATTTTACTCTACTATGGTAAATGTTTTATATGCAAGTATAAAAATGTGCTAATGTCAAATTTAATTAATGCCATTTTATTATCAAAATGTAAGGAATAATTGATGACAGACCATGGAATTATTACTAAAATAATGCACAAGCACGGTGGTGATAGACATAATACGAAGCAGATGCAAGGCATTATTTTCCAATAAAAACAGATTTGAGTAAATTATTCCAGTTGTTCTCATCCCCACAGCTAAAGATAGTGTTCAGACGTTGTATTTAGGACATTTGCCAGGTTTTTGTACTCAATCTGCTCCTGTGTATAGGACTAGCTTCTTTCACATCTCATCAaaagccttctgttgtgttttgatgtgttgtagctgtgaaataactgtctgtgtgggtcctaatgccccagtatattgactCTATGCACCATCTTTCATataagatgttaaactgaggtcccgactctcttataaaatcactttgaaaaaaaaaagtaggggttAAACCCCGGTGGTCTGGCGATCTGTACCTCCTCAAAATGTGCTACCGGTAGCTTAATCTGTCCTGTTTCACCAAATCAGGGTTAGCACATCATTCAAATGTCTATCAGAATGAACTAGCACATTAAATAAGTATGTAAAAACAGGGGTAGCACATACTGTCAGCTTCAAATATCCATCGAAATTTACTACTACTCTGTCGAACAATGTTGAAAAAGGTGTAGCAACTTCAAATGTTTATCAGAGGTAACTACtgccttaattatttttttcttagttttatatttaatttgtttattagtgGTAGTTCATTCCGATTGACATTTAAAGCTGACAAAATGTGCTAACCCTGTTTATACACCCTTTCTTTAAGGAGGTAGTTCATTCTGACATTTGAAGCTGAAAAGATAAAGAGCTTTTTCGATGAAATATGACAGATTGAGCTACCGGTAGCACATTCTTAGGTGGTAGCACAATCTTCAGAACACTGGCGTTCTGGccaaaatttgcccactggcctctgcccagtatggcctcctaaccatccccatatcataattggtttcatcactctgtctcctctccaccaatcagctgatgtgtggtgtgcggtctggaaCCATATGCTGTACACtgttggtggatgaggagattccctctaATGTGTATATGGCTTTGAGTGTCTAAGCGCTACATAAATGGACTTATTATTACACAGCAGCTTAGAATGTTtatcattagccaatcagaatcaattaTTCAAACGACCTGTAGTATACATGTAATAAAATAGCACACACTGTATGTTGTGACGACTGAACTAGCtgagttttgtcatttaaaatccaTTTCTGTTGTTGAAACAGTTCAGCCGAATGAAGATGAGCTCACTTTTGCTGCTATGTTACATCAGCCATCGTTCTGTGAAAGAAACTCACAATCATGGGTAAGATCATTTACTACCAATTTAGGAGTTAGTTGCATAATTTCAGCAGTGAAGTAGAtgtgtgcattattattattttctgttttatctACTGAAGCAAAAACTCAAGTCTTCACTAAATTATGATGTTTTcctttctttattcttttattttacagaaagCTGATGAGGTGGCTCATGTAGAGTATGTGATGCTTGGTGACCATGAGATGATGAACAAACCAGTATTTTCTTAAGTACTAAATCCAGAGGTGTCGTCACTTTTACATGGAAATTATGACAACTTTAGAGGCTGAGTctataacattaattattaagtctataacattaattaattcaGTTTGGTtaaatacacataataataataataataataataataataataataataacccgtATTGTAATCCAAGTGTGTTAAATAAATTCTTTTAAAAGGTACTGTTGAATAAACACTGGCTGTATATTTCAAAATACTAAAGTTGAGTCATTATCAATTTTTAAATCTTTCTTCACTGATCTGCAGATGAACGAAAATTATTTATCTAATAAATGTCGCCATCAAGTGAATCAACTGTATCACTCTTTCACTCCTGGGCTGTATCTGAAATCGCCCCCTATATACTTAAATGGAGATTAAGCGCActattttttaaaaggagacattTTAGTGGTGTCCGAAACCATAGCATGTTATATAGTGTTCTCAATCAACCCCACAATGTAAAGTAATAACGAGTCTGCAACCAGGGTATAATCAAAAGCTAGAAAATCCCCTAATGCAGTACACACATTTGACCACAAGATGACATCTGAAGCACAATTCCATAGGTCTgtggttaaaaaaagaaacttaatgtAACGTTTGTATAGCCTACCTGACTGAAATCAAAAGTCTTTATTTCATTGCTAATAAACAGCTCGCAAgtgtaaaaataatcataatcagAGCCCAAGAACTGCTGATGTATTTTCACACCTATAAAAGACTGGGACGTTAAACATTTAAcaaatttattcataatttaatcGTTTTAGATTCATATTCAGCCCAGGTTGATGGTAATAATGTTGTGTATTGTCTGGTTGTGTAAGAATTTGTACAGAGTAAGGTTGACTCATTCAACAAACCACCAGAGGGAGCCCTCTCTGTCACACCCGGAGAGACGGATCCAAACGCAAATGCTGTTAACACAAAAGGATTTTATTAACTTTTCAAAACAAATGACGAGCCAAGGCTCGTGACTCAACTGAAAATGAAACCGCTCGGCGGGAGCGAAAGGCAACTCGGCAACAGTGTCCAAATCAGCGGGCGTGAGAGAGGTCAGGCAGGCGAGCATCGATCGGGAGGCAGATGGGATAACGGAGGAAAGGCAAGTTCAGCGTCGGACAGGCGAAGTCGAAGGTAGGTGGCTGGCCGGGGAGAATCcaaaatgaaacagaaaaaacACAGGCAACCGAGCAAAAACTGGGCAGAAGAGAAAAACAGAATCAGAACATGAAGTAATGCACGACAATGACAGGAATCAAGATAACGCAGCGAGATAGCCTGAATAATGACAGGACACACTAGCGACCAGAAAGTGGGAAAAGGAGAGCTTAAATAGCAAGGAAATTAACGGAGACCAGTAACAGGTGCAGCAAGCCGTGTGCGCACTGATTCGTAATAATGATCAGCCGAGTGCACGCTGCAAGAATGAAAAGCAGGGAGAGGGAGAAGTAAAGAGAAAGATCAAGCCAGTGTCCTGACACTCTCTGCAGTACTGATCTGATTGCTTTTTCATGATTATGTCTTTGGGGTCTGGTTTTGATTTGTAGTATAATCCATTTGCAAACTTCTTTTAAAGCGATTTTTTTACGAAGACTTTGTGCCCAGTTTGtgacagtatttttaaaatatcaaatcAAAGATTTATCTGTAATGTTGCgctgcaatgtaaacaaaatcaTTATTAACTATTTGTTTTGTGCAcccatatgttgtattttatttgtttcctTTGTTTcttattgtgttcacctgtttctTATTTGGTTTTTCCATTAACCCGTGTAACAGAGGCCTCAGTTTAGGTCTGCCTAATGTCCTATCTTCGCATGGGAAAGGGTTACAATTTGCCTTAAAggtttttcaaaatatttgttttgttaataaaaaGGCAACAACTGCAAATTAGGTAATCTGCTCATTATTACGCTAACCTGCACTATGACTTacgcagtggcgtagcggatgggcccgcagggcacgcaccgcgggggggccccgcgtgattagggggccccgcgtcgtcgcgattttcaataattaaaaatccaccggcaaccgcaataatcaaactcttgggaacaactgtggtcggaaccaaagttcacaggtctgtgttctctgaacacctctcaagcggtggactacttcattctgattgcttgccgccaatgttgcaaacttagcgactttgtcactagatttagcgacaaatctagcgacttttttgtgtgttattggagattttttagactgtcatttgtccatactgtaccgtccctactcttctaaACGAgttgcgtgtgatgccgccggcccctcccagcagcagcctctcccacctgcagcccgagagcagatcacccctctgcgtaccgacgacaaatgatttagcacaggcagtgtgaaggtatttcccttgtacagtcaaaccgatgtacttctttattttaacaatttaattggaccgtttattcttttcttgtttacaatcacagatattttagtgacagtttctgaacttgttctgagtttattacatatgagagattactgcacattcactacacatctatactgacatactgtattcaaacagcaataaatttagttaaataaacatgcttatataaagtgtagtgcaattataaatacccctttattaaccataggctgttaaacaaacagaaacggtataacgtgatgacgtcagtgatatgcaaattgacgtatgactaATCCCCCacccccttcatcagggggccccgtcagcgatccctgcaggggggcctccgcattttgcgctacgccactggactTACGCTgctgtcacactagagtttgtgtgtgcgaaattctgtcgtgcgtcactgcgaaaaggggtgtgattaaacaagattattagacattaaaaaagcgagcgattgctccatgttttaaatatctttcgagagaggtcgtgttttgatccttgattggtctcatgtAGTCAAGCGATGTGATTTTTTTGATGCATGACCTtacgtttccggtctgatgcatttgcatgcatatgaatggaagtctatggggagaaaagtccagtgtgaccacagcttaagtgCCATAGGGTTGACAAACTCTAACTGTGGAGGAAATGTTAAGGCACTGTGATAAGAGCCATCTATGCAATAAGTACATTCATGAAATTTTCTGTCTGTAATATCTAAGTGAAAGCAATTGGGAGCAGCAGAAactccaggtggatgctgcacatggatggatggatggatgggtagatgtcCCCCACCCCCAATCATGCTTCTctgtctagagcaggggtgcccaaactcggtcctggagtgccggtatcctgcatattttagttctaaccccaattaaacacacctgaaccagctaatcaagctctttctaggtacactaaaacttccaggcaagtatgttgaaggaagttggagataaactatggATAAACTATGTAGGACACTGGTCCtctaggacagagtttggaccATACCTGTCAATCTTTCCGttttttcctgcatttattctgcttcaggagtcttgattgtaaacaacacaacaaacaatgcaataaatagttttgaaaaaaaatttgctgtcattgaacctgagaaaaactttgagaataataataatgatgaagtcTCCATGCTATACTAATAATTAGAATGAAACAATTTTTAACTGCGGGaacatatctttattagtacaattcggctgtattatttgtgtccccttcaaaaaaatgtTAGAAAGAAATTTTATAGTTATTGtccccccctactgttaaatcagatgCCCATGAACCAGCCCTGCACATTTACCATCCccccttaaccaaacacacctgattcacatTATAAGCTTATTGGCAAAGACTGAAAGATCTGTGATGGGTGTGTTGAACAAAGAAGacttccaaaacatgcagtgtgtttatatataaaatattcatttattagaaTTCCTCATATCAATTGTTCTGCTATAGCTTTCTTAAATTTTGACCTGTAAACCAcagtaaaaaatctgcagaataaAATTTGGGAaacaacaaactaaactaaagccGTTCATAGCAGCAGAACAGGAAGAAGCCCCTTTTCCTGCGAACTGAACACTACACTCTGAATGTCATCTTTCACCTACAAGATGCTTGTCCTGCTCAAGCCACATACCTAAACACCAACCACAGCAGGTTTCAGTTTGACTCAGAAGATGAATGTTAATAAAACTTACACTGGAAGATCATATATTGGTCTAACTTTGTACTTAGTTTTTTCCTTTTACTAAAACAGAACTAAACAAATATGCACAACTTTTCAAATGTATCCTCTGTTTTAccattaaatgttattaattcaTAATCCACACAACTGTCTTCTAGTCTGTGCAATTTGTCACAATTAAGCAACGAATCGCCTTTCCAAAAAAAGATGCTATATAGTATATTAGTATATTATTTGCCCCCATTTAAAAACTGTTCAAGCCATAATGatgaaaacataacaaaacatttatttcaacatattaatataacataacatgcGTATGTAAAGTGAGAGGGCAGGGTCAAACTCTGTTGTGGGTGGATTTACATGAGCTGAGTGTTTTCAGTGGTCTTGTATCTTGTATCTTGTATCTGGTCTTTAAGAAGatgtttaatgtgtttgttttgctCTGTTTGAGCTGGAGGACTTCATCTGGTAAGAAACTTTTAACTCTTCTTTAATTTCTTCTCATCTTTTGTAACAAAGCTGCCGCAAATGATAAGGTCTCTGTTCATAGTTTTAAAAAGAATATTCTAGGTATAATAAGATGGCAGAGCAGCAAAGACAGATAAACATCCCAAATTGAGGAGAACGTTATACGACAGTCCCTTATATAGTCTTAAGGCATGAGATATCATTTAAAGATTAGAAGATTGGGTTGACAACCTCTACTGTTCTACCAATGACCCAGAGTTCTTACAAAGTATTCTGGATCATGGCTTCAGTCTCGGCCAGCTTGCGGTATGAGTAAAATGGATAATCTCTGAGCAGGAAACCTTACTTTGAAACTGTTTCAAAATGTTATTTGTAAAGGCAACATTTCTTCAGATTCCTGCAAATGAAAGATTACATATCAAGAACACTACATCTACAGTACTTGTAAATACTCATTTACAGAAGATGAGAAAATTCTAATAAATCCTTCTGAACGAAGgctgatcttttttttctaaggCTCTGTGCTCTTTTAACATTAACTCACATCTCAGATTTGAAGCAAAGAGCTTAGGGTGAGCATTTTGGAAGTAGAATGGGAGATGGTTTGGTTTTTAGCCAATAAGCTTTCAGTTTGCAATAGGGCCAGAGCCGTTCAACTAAGGATCCTTCATAGAATTCAAATCACACCTTATTTAAGATATAAATACAACACAATCGACTCACGGGATTATATTAATTGCATACGGGACTGGCGGGTGATTCAGGCCTTTTGGCGCAGAATCGTagcttaaataaacatttttggtcTGGACATggatatagattaattaaaacaattaaataatacttttgtaaaatttaatgaaaattaaccctctaccgcatgcattatgataaatctgtaaaaaatatattttttaaatttaaaaaagcaatttaaagtgctgtaaaaataaaaatatattttttaggtactttatgaaacgttgccatatggcaacaacgtccaaAGGTGGATCTACCTCagaaatttcaattaaaaaaatttccttaaaattaataatttttttgtttgtttgaaacgATTTAACTGGTGTTGCAGCATTATGAGCTTTACCACggaacttataaatgacaccttctacatactttccaacaactcatattccaacagctttcatttattgcattcttttttgctgaatataaataaaaaacaaacctaatattgtattatcatgttttcaacatacagtaaatataaagatttcctccagtaaatattataacaaataaataacaagtatatatccagatgcatcatgtagctactagctaacattgtttatatattatactagtatatagtatatactaTTCACCTCATTCTCGGCCGACGAGtaggcgctgccatttgaatctttttggcttgagacttccggtctcattcactttcattcattttttgacgttaaaaacagctcattacGCTGcctgatgttgcaatttgatattttcttattatattattctacttggtctgtatatgcaaacatttgtttgtagagcaagtagtttgaccgttttctcccatttattattcctagtcatttctcccttagactaaatcggaagttctaagacaatcgcgaaaacaggcgcacttccgcattttagaataaggtcaatgctacgcctgtcttatctgcctctgagctaacttacctgaactgtctctatcaaatgtccagtctgcattaTTCTCATgatcactaaaacccatctcaccctcactttcatctgaaggaagagccagttctgtccttttcttcttttacttaccatagaacatggtggtgctcgctaatacactgttccctgtattcatatctattcaaaagtagtattgccattaaaactagattttatccataatgcaaatgtcattaacatatgactaatcaacattatattactagcattcatgaTGTTATTGGTACAACttaaagttcacagctgaccttgctagctaacccattgcaatattgcatgttccactgttggacagtgttgccagtgttgcCAACAATGTCAGAAATCacgctacagaaaaacactgcatgtcatgtgacttgactAAAGCACCTCATTGGGTACTCTAAGGTGTTCTcttaccaacaaaaaaaaaaaatatgttggtcttaaagaaactgTGGTAGGAAAATGAACACAAGTATCATGTTGTCATCTGGTTTCgccgtgcagtagagggttaatgCAGAGTTTAGAATACACAGTGTAAAAAACAGCAAAACTTTTtcataaataactttttaaaaattaattaaaatgtaagttgataaatgtatataaacaatTACAATgtcatattttactttaaaaatagaaatgagaaaataatcttaaaatatattttatcatgCATTTGTTACTTTTCACAATGATTTTGCTTCCACACcagataaattttaaaaaatcagtaaATATATGTGGTGTGTTCCAGGTGTGTTTTGCGAGTCTGTGTCAGTGACGGAAGGAGATTCTGTCACTCTAAACTTTAATGTTACAGTGCAAAAAGATGATGTCTTACTGTGGAAATATGGAGCTGGGAATTCTTGCATTGCTAAAATCAGCAAAACGAAGCAAACCTTCACCACATATAATGATGTTCTTGATgggagattcagagacagactgaagCTGGACAATcaaactggatctctgaccatcatgaACATCAGAAGTGAACATGCTGGAGATTATGAACTAGAGATAATAGGAGCACAACTGACAATAAGAACATTTAATATTTCTGTCTATGGTGAGTAGAGGCTTGTTTAACATTAACATATTTAACTGTCTAATCATTGTGATTTGTTTTGGATCAGAGGAGAACACCCACTGACCATCACATAAATACATTTTGCAGATTTATCCATATGTTTCTCCGTTCTCTGGTGTTTCCAGCTCGTCTGCCTGTTCCTGTCATCATCAGAGATTGttcttcatcctcatcatcagTGCAGAATTGTTCAGTGCtgtgttcagtggtgaatgtgagcgctgtgagtctctcctggtacaaaggaaacagtgtattgtccagcatcagtgtttctgatctcagcatcagtctctctctacctctggaggTGGAATATCAGGATAAAAACACCTACAGCTGTGTGATCAACAACACCATCAGCAACCACACCACACATCTGGACATTAACACACTCTGCCAGATGTGTTCAGGTATGGCATTGCTGATTTATGAGATTATTGACACACATTCACCTACATGTAACCCTATTCTAACTCTACTTTAGGTCCTGCAGACTCTATGTCTCTGATAGCACCTATCTCTGCTGCTAGCGGATTTCTGGTGATTTTAACTGGATTTGGGATCTTCTGGAACagctggaaaaaaagaaaaatggaggAAAAAGGTTAGAGTTATTTTACACAATATTATAGCAAGTAATGCTTCGcaaatatgataaatattttaatcagTTTGTGATGCTTCTCGTTTTCCCTTTTTGgtttgagaaagccaacataatGTTACACTATTtaaacgtattattattattccgtcTTCTGAGGTTCCTCCTCATTGGGCTTTAATGCTACAAGCCCCCAATTTTAGCCAAAACCTGTGTTCTGCATTGCAATTTGTTGCTATAACTTTTCCAACTGTTCCAACTTTGGGTTTTTCCAAGAACTGACCCAGAAATCTTGAAAAAATCTGGTTGACTTAACATGAGACCAAATTTTGACGCACCATAACTATTATTATGAGGTATTCTGAAAAACGTGACCTTTCACAATTGAAGAGGCTGGCAGGCTTTGTAAAACTATATACTTTATTAAAGGGCATCTAGTTTACCATCTAGTTATACGTTTTTTGCATCTTCATAGTGTCTTTTACAGAACATgtctataaagtttcagctcaaaacacccatcagattttttactTTCAGAGGTTTGTGATTTTTAGCTTTAAATAgcttgttgctgttttttgtgtactgtgcctttaatgctagtcctccccgcccactgttcccacgtgcctgttatgccccgtttacactagtgagttttagtttgaaaacgcacaagttttgctacggttacgccatccatccacactacgccagaatGTTCAAGGcctgaaaacggagcgttttgaaaacgctgaaaaggtcgttttcattctaaaacgctgctgctccgtctcagtgtggatgagggaaaacagagacatctgaaaacggaggcggggctgctgagattcgctacctgattggggcttttgtgtcattgcgtatccttgcATATCCTTCCTAACAACAGCCAAATGCCGAGCGGGACACATGCTTcatgtttatactagaacgcacatgcccagagtgcgcgaatggtcacgtgatatacgtttttggtggcgtagtgtggacggagatatgttcaaaaacactaggtgaaacgctagtgtggac
This window encodes:
- the LOC137488899 gene encoding uncharacterized protein isoform X1, whose amino-acid sequence is MFNVFVLLCLSWRTSSGVFCESVSVTEGDSVTLNFNVTVQKDDVLLWKYGAGNSCIAKISKTKQTFTTYNDVLDGRFRDRLKLDNQTGSLTIMNIRSEHAGDYELEIIGAQLTIRTFNISVYARLPVPVIIRDCSSSSSSVQNCSVLCSVVNVSAVSLSWYKGNSVLSSISVSDLSISLSLPLEVEYQDKNTYSCVINNTISNHTTHLDINTLCQMCSGPADSMSLIAPISAASGFLVILTGFGIFWNSWKKRKMEEKVQTEDEVTYAEPKYYRRKVQKLNGEKEDDVVYAPIAMRR
- the LOC137488899 gene encoding uncharacterized protein isoform X2, producing the protein MNIRSEHAGDYELEIIGAQLTIRTFNISVYARLPVPVIIRDCSSSSSSVQNCSVLCSVVNVSAVSLSWYKGNSVLSSISVSDLSISLSLPLEVEYQDKNTYSCVINNTISNHTTHLDINTLCQMCSGPADSMSLIAPISAASGFLVILTGFGIFWNSWKKRKMEEKVQTEDEVTYAEPKYYRRKVQKLNGEKEDDVVYAPIAMRR
- the LOC137488899 gene encoding uncharacterized protein isoform X3; translation: MFLRSLVFPARLPVPVIIRDCSSSSSSVQNCSVLCSVVNVSAVSLSWYKGNSVLSSISVSDLSISLSLPLEVEYQDKNTYSCVINNTISNHTTHLDINTLCQMCSGPADSMSLIAPISAASGFLVILTGFGIFWNSWKKRKMEEKVQTEDEVTYAEPKYYRRKVQKLNGEKEDDVVYAPIAMRR